From a single Hymenobacter sp. YIM 151500-1 genomic region:
- a CDS encoding DUF6089 family protein: protein MKHFFTYTLALLLVLALVASEASAQQFSKRKQYNSVGVNLNAMNYFGDITPKPSIPSFRAGATRPNLGLTFTRRFAPRISGRASLSYGRITGDDAKAADQNDAEAKYRYNRNMNFRNDILEFAVTGIFDLIENRNNYIKRPDFVPYVFAGVGVIRHNPKGEDAEGNIVALQPLRTEAQSSTYNLGQIVIPFGGGARYKLNRSFDLGLELGFRKTFTDYLDDVSGNYAARRGDLQSSAAQYFGWDITREIPGTYTESIQGGQMRGKSNEKDWYTTLGISVNYILAPRVRSPKFR from the coding sequence ATGAAGCATTTCTTCACTTACACTCTAGCTTTGCTACTGGTCTTGGCCTTGGTAGCTTCGGAAGCGAGTGCGCAGCAATTCAGCAAGCGGAAGCAGTACAACTCCGTTGGTGTGAACCTGAACGCCATGAACTACTTTGGCGACATCACACCCAAGCCAAGCATTCCCAGCTTCCGGGCGGGTGCCACCCGCCCCAACCTCGGCCTGACCTTCACCCGCCGCTTTGCTCCGCGTATCTCGGGCCGGGCCTCGCTCTCCTACGGCCGCATCACGGGTGATGACGCTAAAGCTGCTGACCAGAACGATGCTGAAGCTAAGTATCGCTACAACCGGAACATGAACTTCCGGAATGATATCCTGGAGTTTGCCGTAACCGGTATTTTCGACTTGATTGAAAACCGCAACAACTACATTAAGCGCCCCGACTTCGTGCCGTACGTGTTTGCTGGTGTCGGTGTGATTCGCCACAATCCCAAGGGCGAAGATGCAGAAGGCAATATTGTTGCCTTGCAGCCGTTGCGTACTGAGGCGCAGAGTAGCACCTACAATCTTGGCCAAATCGTTATTCCCTTTGGTGGTGGTGCTCGCTATAAGCTGAACCGTAGCTTTGACCTGGGCCTGGAACTAGGATTCCGCAAAACGTTTACCGATTACTTGGATGACGTAAGCGGAAACTACGCTGCTAGACGTGGTGATTTGCAGTCGAGCGCCGCACAATACTTCGGGTGGGACATCACGCGTGAAATCCCTGGAACGTACACCGAGAGCATTCAAGGTGGCCAGATGCGCGGCAAGAGCAACGAGAAGGACTGGTACACCACGCTGGGCATCTCGGTAAACTATATCTTGGCTCCGCGAGTACGAAGCCCCAAATTCCGGTAG
- a CDS encoding NAD kinase, with protein sequence MKIAILGKPFDEALRPVLQELLNDLAQRQAEVLIVESFYNYLSQCLQLPPSATSFRRGDSLKGVRFVLSIGGDGTLLDTVTYVGAQQIPILGINTGRLGFLATISPDQISPAIDALFKGHFVLEDRSLIRVDTDPDAFGDINFGLNEFSILKRDTSSMIVVHTYIDGEYLNSYWADGLIVSTPTGSTGYSLSCGGPVMLPQTNNFIIAPVCPHNLNVRPLIVSDRSVISFEIEGRSNNFLLSLDSRSVTVEATIQIAVRRENFNARLVKLNHVNFLSTLRSKLNWGLDRRNPSGIPV encoded by the coding sequence ATGAAAATCGCCATTCTGGGAAAACCATTCGACGAAGCCCTGCGCCCCGTGCTGCAAGAGTTGCTCAATGACCTGGCGCAGCGGCAAGCCGAGGTACTCATCGTCGAATCATTCTACAACTACCTGAGCCAGTGCTTGCAGTTGCCGCCCAGTGCCACCAGCTTCCGGCGCGGCGACTCGCTCAAAGGGGTACGATTTGTGCTCAGCATCGGCGGCGACGGTACCTTGCTTGATACGGTAACCTACGTGGGGGCCCAGCAAATTCCTATTCTGGGCATCAACACCGGCCGGCTTGGATTTCTGGCCACCATTTCTCCCGACCAGATCAGCCCGGCCATTGATGCCTTGTTCAAAGGGCACTTTGTGCTGGAGGACCGGAGCCTGATTCGCGTCGACACCGACCCCGATGCGTTTGGTGATATCAACTTCGGCCTCAATGAGTTCAGCATCCTGAAGCGCGACACCTCTTCCATGATTGTGGTGCACACGTATATTGATGGCGAATACCTGAACTCCTACTGGGCCGATGGCCTCATCGTATCCACGCCTACCGGCTCGACCGGGTACTCGCTCAGCTGCGGTGGCCCGGTTATGTTGCCCCAAACAAACAATTTTATTATTGCTCCCGTATGTCCGCACAATCTGAACGTCCGGCCCCTTATCGTGTCCGACCGTAGCGTCATTTCATTTGAAATTGAGGGAAGAAGCAACAATTTTCTGCTTTCTCTCGATTCACGCTCTGTCACGGTAGAAGCCACTATTCAGATTGCCGTTCGTCGGGAAAATTTCAATGCTCGTCTGGTAAAACTCAACCACGTTAACTTCCTGAGTACCTTGCGCAGCAAATTGAACTGGGGTCTGGACCGGCGCAATCCGTCCGGCATCCCAGTTTAA
- a CDS encoding POTRA domain-containing protein has translation MLARILACLLLVLVSHRVSAEARTMPVSAPDTAVAARPDSLLLLSQCPDYRQLRVGAIVLVGNAVTKESVLRAELDLHEGDTLAAAAVARRLEVNRRRLFNLQLFHQVLLQATCRAGELTILFSVQERWYTFPIPIFTLADRNYRSWLDRPDRWRRVDYGVHVVRRNFRGRNEQLIANVQLGFNRKYELFYEAPGYGRRRRIGFGAGASYYRSRALDYATRNDRLVNFRQADGDKGYPILRRYVTAGLRWRRTVQHLTALNVTYTHEQVSDSVFRRNPAYYLSGPQRRHVEFSLTSTLNQRNTFAYPLTGQFAQASVAYRTFLHEAPGILTLRGRYVRYVALGGPFYYSAGLRGQVRLARRLGYADSRAFGYDALVRGYDALVVEGHHYALLQQGLTYKLLDAGQLRLRAIRNPKFNQIPLVLYLNTFVDAGYVRNRAALPANRLPNRLLSSAGMALHLATYYDWVLTVEYTRTWHGYGGFFFRTEFPI, from the coding sequence GTGCTGGCACGTATCCTGGCTTGTTTGCTGCTGGTGCTGGTCAGCCACCGTGTTTCGGCTGAAGCCAGAACGATGCCCGTGTCGGCTCCTGACACCGCAGTAGCCGCCCGGCCCGACAGCCTGCTGCTGCTAAGCCAGTGCCCGGACTACCGGCAGCTACGCGTGGGCGCTATTGTGTTGGTTGGCAATGCCGTAACCAAAGAAAGCGTGCTGCGCGCCGAGCTGGACCTGCACGAAGGTGACACCCTGGCGGCGGCCGCTGTAGCCCGCCGCCTTGAAGTCAACCGCCGTCGGCTGTTCAACCTGCAGCTGTTTCACCAGGTGCTGCTCCAGGCCACGTGCCGCGCGGGCGAGCTGACCATCCTGTTCAGCGTGCAAGAGCGGTGGTATACATTTCCGATTCCCATTTTCACGCTGGCCGACCGTAATTACCGCTCCTGGCTCGACCGTCCCGACCGGTGGCGCCGCGTCGATTACGGCGTGCACGTGGTCAGGCGCAACTTTCGCGGCCGCAACGAGCAGCTGATTGCCAACGTACAGCTGGGCTTCAACCGGAAGTATGAGCTGTTCTACGAGGCGCCCGGCTACGGGCGCCGCCGGCGCATCGGGTTTGGGGCCGGAGCTTCCTACTACCGCAGCCGCGCCCTCGACTACGCCACCCGCAACGACCGGCTCGTGAACTTCCGGCAGGCCGACGGGGATAAAGGCTACCCGATTCTGCGGCGCTACGTTACGGCCGGGCTGCGCTGGCGCCGCACCGTGCAGCACCTCACGGCCCTCAACGTCACCTATACCCACGAACAGGTTTCCGACTCGGTGTTCCGGCGTAACCCGGCGTACTACCTCAGTGGCCCCCAGCGCCGGCACGTCGAGTTCAGTCTAACCAGCACCCTGAACCAGCGTAACACCTTTGCCTACCCACTCACCGGCCAGTTTGCCCAGGCCAGCGTGGCCTACCGCACGTTCCTGCACGAAGCTCCCGGCATTCTGACGTTGCGCGGGCGCTATGTTCGTTACGTAGCCCTGGGTGGGCCCTTTTACTACAGCGCCGGCCTGCGTGGGCAGGTTCGCCTGGCCCGGCGCCTGGGCTATGCCGACAGCCGCGCCTTTGGCTACGATGCCCTGGTGCGCGGCTACGATGCCCTGGTAGTGGAAGGCCACCACTACGCCCTGCTACAGCAAGGCCTGACGTATAAGCTGCTTGATGCCGGCCAGCTGCGACTAAGAGCTATTCGAAACCCGAAGTTCAACCAGATTCCGCTGGTACTGTATTTAAATACCTTTGTCGACGCCGGATACGTCCGCAACCGGGCCGCTCTGCCTGCCAACCGCTTGCCCAACCGCCTGCTGTCCTCTGCTGGAATGGCTCTGCACTTGGCTACCTACTACGACTGGGTGCTGACGGTGGAGTATACTCGCACATGGCACGGCTACGGCGGCTTCTTTTTCCGCACCGAATTTCCCATCTGA
- a CDS encoding CBS domain-containing protein, with product MHSIIAEDLLNQMIPPLKVTDSVEKAARWLDEFHVGQLPVLDDRQYRGLVTESDLLEREGTDQLLGSLPLGYANVHVRRDQHFYNIIELAVQNRLQLVPVLDDQQEYLGVVTVSDTLAAFGKMPISTGQQGIIVLVMEERDYSLSQISRYVEENNAKIMSAHVAQDEHDTYRIRLTLKVNTPNLSRIIATLERFGYSITAQFSGTAEVSENEQERFDALLKYLNI from the coding sequence ATGCACTCTATTATTGCCGAAGATTTATTGAACCAGATGATTCCGCCGCTCAAAGTGACGGACTCCGTGGAAAAGGCTGCCCGCTGGCTCGATGAGTTTCACGTGGGCCAGCTGCCCGTGCTCGACGACCGTCAGTACCGCGGCCTCGTCACGGAATCGGACCTGCTGGAGCGGGAAGGCACCGACCAGCTACTGGGCAGCCTGCCGCTGGGCTACGCCAACGTGCACGTGCGGCGCGACCAGCACTTCTATAACATCATTGAGCTGGCCGTGCAAAACCGGCTGCAGCTGGTGCCGGTGCTGGACGACCAGCAGGAATACCTGGGCGTCGTCACGGTGAGCGACACGCTGGCCGCCTTTGGCAAAATGCCCATATCCACTGGGCAGCAAGGCATCATTGTGCTGGTGATGGAGGAGCGCGACTACTCCCTGAGCCAGATTAGCCGGTACGTAGAGGAGAACAATGCCAAAATCATGAGTGCCCACGTGGCCCAGGACGAGCACGATACCTACCGCATCCGGCTGACGCTCAAGGTCAACACGCCCAATTTGTCGCGCATCATTGCCACGCTGGAGCGGTTTGGCTACTCCATCACGGCCCAGTTTAGCGGCACGGCTGAGGTCAGCGAAAACGAGCAGGAGCGTTTCGATGCCCTGCTGAAGTATCTGAACATCTGA
- a CDS encoding alpha/beta fold hydrolase, translating to MALQIKEQNGFQYVDEGSGDVLLLLHGLFGALSNWQDVVAEFSSRYRVLIPLLPIYDMPLTKAGISGLVGFVEDFVAEIGLVEACTVLGNSLGGHIALVYTLRNPRRVARLVLTGSSGLFEDSMGGSFPKRGNYAYVEERVAYTFYDPAVATRELVDEVFSVTNSNAKCLRIITIARSAQRHNLAKELGNIKVPTLLVWGLNDTITPPVVAHEFNRLIRGSELCFLDQCGHAPMMERPHEFNRLLQRFLQRTAVPAEQP from the coding sequence ATGGCGTTGCAGATCAAGGAACAAAACGGTTTTCAGTATGTAGACGAAGGCAGCGGCGACGTGCTGCTGTTGCTGCACGGCTTGTTTGGCGCCCTGAGCAACTGGCAAGACGTCGTGGCCGAGTTCAGCTCCCGCTACCGCGTGCTCATCCCGCTGCTGCCCATCTACGACATGCCCCTGACCAAGGCCGGCATCAGCGGGCTGGTCGGCTTTGTGGAAGACTTTGTGGCCGAAATCGGGCTGGTGGAAGCCTGCACCGTGCTCGGCAATTCCCTGGGCGGCCATATTGCGTTGGTGTATACGCTGCGCAACCCCCGGCGCGTGGCCCGGCTGGTGCTCACCGGCAGCAGCGGCCTGTTCGAGGACAGCATGGGCGGCTCCTTTCCCAAGCGCGGCAACTATGCCTACGTGGAGGAGCGCGTGGCTTACACCTTCTACGACCCGGCCGTGGCCACCCGTGAGCTGGTGGATGAGGTGTTCAGCGTCACCAACTCCAACGCCAAGTGCCTGCGCATCATCACCATTGCCCGCTCGGCCCAGCGCCACAACCTGGCCAAGGAGCTAGGCAATATCAAGGTGCCGACCCTGCTGGTGTGGGGGCTCAACGACACCATCACGCCCCCGGTCGTCGCCCACGAGTTCAACCGCCTGATTCGGGGTTCGGAGCTTTGCTTTCTTGACCAGTGCGGCCACGCGCCCATGATGGAGCGCCCCCACGAGTTTAACCGGCTCTTGCAGCGCTTCTTGCAGCGCACCGCCGTGCCCGCCGAGCAGCCCTGA
- a CDS encoding anthranilate synthase component II: protein MRLLLLDNFDSFTYNLLDYLEQLGCEVLVRRNDVSLPELQQLSFDAVVLSPGPGTPAEAGCMPEVIEFYHQRLPILGVCLGHQALGEFFGGRLRRGQQPMHGKVSEVVWTTPDPLWAGLPARMAVTRYHSLVLDALPPMLEPLAYTTGPAAPELMALRHRTLPLYGVQFHPEALLTSHGLALLGNWVKSCIIAPTTPVAPAGPVIS, encoded by the coding sequence ATGCGCCTGCTGCTGCTGGACAACTTTGACTCCTTCACCTACAATCTGCTCGACTACCTGGAGCAGTTAGGGTGCGAGGTGCTGGTGCGCCGCAACGACGTGTCCCTGCCGGAGTTGCAGCAACTGTCCTTCGATGCGGTGGTGTTGTCGCCGGGGCCGGGTACGCCGGCCGAAGCTGGCTGTATGCCGGAAGTCATCGAGTTTTACCATCAGCGCCTGCCCATACTGGGCGTGTGCCTGGGCCACCAGGCCCTGGGCGAGTTTTTCGGAGGCCGGCTGCGGCGCGGGCAGCAGCCCATGCACGGCAAAGTGTCGGAGGTGGTCTGGACCACGCCTGACCCGCTATGGGCCGGCCTGCCCGCCCGCATGGCCGTGACGCGCTACCATTCGCTGGTGCTGGACGCGCTGCCGCCTATGCTCGAACCTCTTGCCTACACCACCGGCCCCGCGGCCCCCGAACTGATGGCTCTGCGCCACCGTACGCTGCCTCTGTACGGGGTGCAGTTTCACCCCGAAGCTCTACTCACCTCGCACGGATTGGCCTTGCTCGGCAATTGGGTCAAGAGTTGTATCATTGCACCGACCACCCCGGTAGCTCCGGCTGGGCCGGTTATTTCCTGA
- a CDS encoding CvpA family protein: MSTFDILLLIPLGIGAVKGYRRGLVLEVASLLAFVLGVVGGLALLNDAIPLVRHYVGEAFGMLPLVSFVLVFAAIVWGVHLLSGFIRTAVHLTPLGVLDSLGGAASGVLKWVLGLSLLLHGIGLSGLQLISPQLVAESRVLPLVREATPLALSIVSFVMPFAGTLLDNLREVFKVRVLGA, encoded by the coding sequence GTGTCCACTTTCGACATTCTGCTGCTGATTCCGCTGGGCATCGGGGCCGTGAAGGGCTACCGGCGGGGGCTAGTGCTAGAAGTAGCCTCGCTGCTGGCTTTTGTGCTGGGCGTAGTGGGCGGACTGGCCTTGCTCAACGACGCCATTCCGCTGGTGCGGCACTACGTGGGCGAGGCTTTCGGGATGCTGCCGCTGGTGTCGTTTGTGCTGGTGTTTGCAGCCATTGTGTGGGGTGTGCACCTGCTGAGCGGGTTTATCCGCACGGCCGTGCACCTCACGCCTCTGGGCGTGCTCGACAGCCTGGGCGGAGCGGCCAGCGGAGTGCTGAAGTGGGTGCTGGGCCTGAGCCTGCTGCTGCACGGCATCGGGTTGTCGGGGCTCCAGCTGATTTCGCCCCAGCTTGTGGCCGAGTCGCGGGTACTGCCCCTGGTGCGCGAAGCCACGCCTCTGGCCCTGAGCATCGTCAGCTTCGTCATGCCCTTCGCCGGCACCTTGCTGGACAATCTGCGGGAAGTGTTTAAGGTGAGGGTCCTGGGGGCTTAG
- a CDS encoding GatB/YqeY domain-containing protein, protein MALKETIDADIKKAMLAKDKVRLTALRSIKSQILLAETAEGQHGALTPDAELKLLTKAAKQRREAAETYQKQFRSDLEEIELAELAIIEEYLPQQLSEADLVEKLVDIIQRVGATGPSDLGKVMGVAARELAGQADGKVISQTVSNLLNNTNL, encoded by the coding sequence ATGGCTCTGAAAGAAACCATCGACGCCGATATCAAAAAGGCTATGCTGGCCAAAGACAAAGTGCGCCTCACGGCCCTGCGCAGCATAAAGTCCCAGATTCTGCTGGCCGAAACCGCCGAAGGCCAACACGGCGCCCTCACCCCCGATGCCGAGCTGAAGCTGCTAACCAAAGCCGCCAAGCAGCGCCGCGAAGCCGCCGAAACCTACCAGAAGCAGTTCCGCTCCGACCTCGAAGAAATCGAGTTGGCCGAGCTGGCCATCATCGAAGAATACCTGCCCCAGCAGCTCTCCGAAGCCGACCTGGTAGAGAAGCTCGTGGACATCATCCAGCGCGTGGGCGCCACCGGCCCCTCCGACCTGGGCAAGGTCATGGGCGTAGCCGCCCGCGAGCTGGCCGGCCAGGCCGACGGCAAAGTCATTTCCCAAACCGTCAGCAACCTGCTAAACAATACGAATCTGTAA
- a CDS encoding pyridoxine 5'-phosphate synthase, which produces MTKLSVNINKIATLRNARGHNRPDLLQAARDCERFGAQGITVHPRPDERHIRYQDVRDLKPIVTTELNVEGNPTPDFLALVHEVRPEQVTLVPDAPDAITSNAGWDTITHQDYLRGIVADLKQMGARVSIFLDPVPELVRAAATTGTDRIELYTEDYARHYHAGREAALRPYREAAELAQELGLGLNAGHDLDLDNLAYLKQNLPGLQEVSIGHALICDALYLGLENTIQLYRRQLV; this is translated from the coding sequence ATGACCAAGCTTAGTGTAAACATAAATAAAATAGCCACCCTACGGAATGCCCGCGGCCACAACCGCCCCGACCTGCTACAGGCGGCCCGCGACTGTGAGCGGTTCGGGGCGCAGGGCATTACCGTGCACCCGCGGCCCGACGAGCGCCACATCCGCTACCAGGACGTGCGCGACCTGAAACCCATCGTCACGACGGAGCTGAACGTGGAGGGCAACCCCACCCCCGACTTTCTGGCCCTGGTGCACGAGGTGCGCCCCGAGCAGGTAACGCTGGTGCCCGACGCACCCGACGCCATTACCTCCAACGCCGGTTGGGACACCATCACCCACCAGGACTACCTGCGCGGCATCGTGGCCGACCTGAAGCAGATGGGGGCCCGCGTCAGCATCTTCCTCGACCCCGTGCCGGAGCTGGTGCGCGCCGCCGCTACCACCGGCACCGACCGGATTGAGCTGTACACCGAGGACTACGCCCGCCACTACCACGCCGGCCGCGAAGCTGCCCTCCGCCCCTACCGCGAGGCCGCCGAGCTGGCCCAGGAACTAGGGCTGGGCCTGAACGCCGGCCACGACCTCGACCTCGACAACCTGGCCTACTTGAAGCAGAACTTACCCGGCTTGCAGGAAGTTAGCATTGGCCACGCCCTCATCTGCGACGCCCTGTACCTGGGGCTGGAAAACACCATTCAGCTGTATCGACGGCAGCTGGTATAG
- the mnmH gene encoding tRNA 2-selenouridine(34) synthase MnmH, which yields MPRLSLPDFLQEPTAHVPILDVRAPVEYAHGHIPGAVSLPLFSDEERARIGTTYKQVSQEKAVLLGLDFFGPKMSQLVKQAQKLAPHRQVRVHCWRGGMRSGAVQWLLELAGFQVQLLDKGYKDYRRWVLDEIARPRPLWTLGGLTGSGKTDVLHQLAAQAQPVLDLEGLARHKGSAFGAIGQPAQPTQEQFENDLAAALARLPTTAPAWVEDESRTIGSVHVPPGLFGQLHAAPLLVLEVPRAARVRKLAAEYGQQDPAALATSILRLRKRLGGLVTKEALAAIGEDDMEKMVSLVLDYYDKTYAHGLEGRRVTRVPTATADPAVNAELVLQVVARDFFSSRI from the coding sequence ATGCCCCGCCTTTCGCTGCCTGATTTTCTGCAAGAGCCCACTGCCCACGTGCCTATTTTGGATGTGCGGGCGCCGGTGGAGTACGCCCACGGCCATATTCCGGGGGCGGTGAGCTTGCCGCTGTTTTCGGACGAGGAGCGGGCCCGCATCGGCACCACCTACAAGCAGGTAAGCCAGGAGAAAGCCGTGCTGCTGGGGCTGGACTTTTTTGGGCCGAAGATGAGCCAGCTCGTGAAGCAGGCGCAGAAGCTGGCGCCGCACCGGCAGGTACGGGTGCACTGCTGGCGGGGTGGTATGCGCTCCGGAGCCGTGCAGTGGCTGCTGGAGCTGGCGGGCTTTCAAGTACAGCTCCTCGACAAAGGCTACAAAGACTACCGGCGCTGGGTGTTGGACGAAATAGCCCGGCCCCGCCCGCTGTGGACGTTGGGCGGCCTCACCGGCTCGGGCAAAACCGACGTGCTGCACCAGCTGGCTGCGCAGGCCCAGCCCGTGCTCGACCTCGAAGGGCTGGCCCGGCACAAGGGCTCGGCCTTCGGCGCCATCGGGCAGCCGGCCCAGCCTACGCAGGAGCAGTTTGAGAATGACCTGGCCGCCGCGCTGGCCCGGCTGCCGACTACGGCGCCGGCCTGGGTGGAAGACGAAAGCCGTACCATTGGCAGCGTGCACGTGCCGCCGGGGCTGTTTGGGCAGCTGCACGCCGCGCCGCTGCTGGTGCTGGAGGTGCCCCGTGCCGCGCGGGTGCGTAAGCTGGCCGCTGAGTACGGGCAGCAAGACCCCGCCGCGCTGGCCACAAGTATTCTGCGCTTGCGTAAGCGTCTGGGCGGCTTGGTGACGAAAGAAGCCCTGGCTGCCATCGGCGAAGACGACATGGAAAAGATGGTGAGCCTGGTGCTCGACTACTACGATAAAACCTACGCGCACGGACTGGAAGGCCGCCGCGTCACGCGCGTGCCCACTGCCACCGCCGACCCGGCTGTGAATGCGGAGCTGGTGCTGCAGGTCGTTGCACGTGACTTTTTCTCCAGCCGCATCTGA